A genome region from Pseudomonas sp. S06B 330 includes the following:
- the pqqD gene encoding pyrroloquinoline quinone biosynthesis peptide chaperone PqqD, protein MSFDRAQTPKWRPGYRFQYEPAQKAHVLLYPEGMIKLNESAALIGGLIDGHRDVAAIIAELDKQFPGVPELGDDIEQFMEVARVEHWIVLA, encoded by the coding sequence ATGAGTTTTGATCGCGCACAAACCCCGAAATGGCGCCCGGGTTATCGTTTCCAGTATGAGCCTGCGCAAAAGGCCCATGTCCTGCTTTACCCAGAGGGCATGATCAAGCTCAACGAGAGTGCCGCGCTGATCGGCGGGCTGATCGACGGCCACCGCGATGTGGCAGCGATCATTGCCGAGCTGGACAAGCAGTTCCCCGGTGTACCCGAGCTCGGTGACGACATCGAGCAGTTCATGGAGGTCGCCCGTGTCGAACACTGGATCGTCCTTGCCTGA
- the pqqC gene encoding pyrroloquinoline-quinone synthase PqqC, which yields MSDAKALSPAEFEQALRAKGAYYHIHHPYHVAMYEGRASREQIQGWVANRFYYQVNIPMKDAAILANCPDREIRREWIQRLLDHDGAPGEDGGIEAWLRLGQAVGLDPDQLRSQELVLPGVRFAVDAYVNFARRASWQEAASSSLTELFAPQIHQSRLDSWPQHYPWIDPTGYEYFRTRLGQARRDVEHGLAITLQHYTTVEGQQRMLEILQFKLDILWSMLDAMSMAYELNRPPYHSVTSERVWHKGIAL from the coding sequence ATGAGCGACGCCAAAGCGCTGTCCCCCGCCGAATTCGAACAGGCCCTGCGCGCCAAGGGTGCCTACTACCACATCCATCACCCCTACCATGTGGCGATGTACGAAGGCCGTGCCAGCCGTGAACAGATTCAGGGCTGGGTTGCCAACCGCTTCTACTACCAGGTCAACATCCCGATGAAGGATGCCGCGATCCTGGCCAACTGCCCGGACCGCGAGATCCGTCGCGAGTGGATTCAGCGTCTGCTCGACCATGACGGTGCGCCCGGTGAAGACGGCGGTATCGAGGCCTGGTTGCGCCTGGGTCAAGCAGTCGGTCTGGATCCGGACCAGTTGCGTTCCCAGGAGTTGGTGCTGCCAGGCGTGCGCTTTGCTGTGGATGCCTATGTCAACTTCGCCCGCCGCGCCAGCTGGCAGGAAGCGGCCAGCAGTTCGCTGACCGAACTGTTCGCCCCACAGATCCACCAGTCGCGCCTGGACAGCTGGCCACAGCACTACCCTTGGATCGATCCAACCGGCTACGAATACTTTCGTACCCGCCTGGGTCAGGCTCGTCGGGATGTCGAACACGGCCTGGCAATCACCCTGCAGCACTACACTACAGTAGAGGGCCAGCAGCGCATGCTGGAGATCCTGCAGTTCAAGCTGGACATTCTCTGGAGCATGCTCGATGCCATGAGCATGGCCTACGAATTGAACCGCCCGCCTTACCACAGTGTCACCAGCGAACGGGTCTGGCACAAAGGAATCGCCCTATGA
- the pqqB gene encoding pyrroloquinoline quinone biosynthesis protein PqqB, with protein MYIQILGSAAGGGFPQWNCNCVNCKGFREGTLRASARTQSSIALSDDGVHWVLCNASPDIRAQLQSFAPMQPARALRDSGIDAIVLLDSQIDHTTGLLSLREGCPHQVWCTEMVHQDLSTGFPLFTMLSHWNSGLQWNRIELEGSFIIEACPNLRFTPFPLRSAAPPYSPHRFDPHPGDNLGLMVEDLRTGGKLFYAPGLGQVDDKLLQMMREADCLLVDGTLWEDDEMQRRGVGTRTGREMGHLAQNGPGGMLEVLEGFPAQRKVLIHINNTNPILDEDSAERAELDRRGVEVAFDGMSITL; from the coding sequence ATGTACATCCAGATTCTAGGTTCCGCCGCCGGTGGCGGCTTCCCGCAGTGGAACTGCAACTGCGTGAACTGCAAAGGCTTTCGCGAAGGTACCTTGCGCGCCTCAGCGCGGACCCAGTCGTCGATTGCCCTGTCCGACGACGGTGTCCACTGGGTGCTGTGCAACGCTTCGCCCGATATCCGTGCACAACTGCAGAGCTTCGCGCCCATGCAGCCTGCGCGTGCGCTGCGTGACAGCGGCATCGACGCCATTGTTTTGCTCGATAGCCAGATCGATCACACGACCGGCCTGCTCAGCCTGCGTGAAGGCTGTCCGCATCAGGTCTGGTGCACAGAAATGGTCCACCAGGACCTGAGTACCGGCTTCCCACTGTTCACCATGTTGAGCCACTGGAACAGCGGCCTGCAGTGGAACCGCATCGAGCTGGAAGGCAGCTTTATCATTGAAGCCTGCCCGAACCTGCGCTTCACCCCGTTCCCGTTGCGCAGCGCTGCTCCGCCTTATTCACCTCACCGCTTCGATCCGCATCCTGGCGACAACCTCGGGCTGATGGTCGAAGACCTGCGCACTGGCGGCAAACTCTTCTACGCCCCAGGCCTGGGCCAGGTCGACGACAAGCTGCTGCAAATGATGCGCGAGGCAGATTGCCTGCTGGTCGACGGCACCCTGTGGGAGGATGATGAAATGCAACGCCGTGGCGTCGGCACACGCACAGGCCGGGAAATGGGTCACCTGGCGCAGAATGGCCCGGGGGGCATGCTTGAAGTGCTGGAAGGCTTCCCTGCTCAGCGCAAGGTGCTTATCCACATCAACAACACCAACCCGATTCTCGATGAAGACTCGGCCGAACGTGCCGAACTCGACCGCCGTGGCGTTGAAGTTGCCTTCGACGGCATGAGCATCACCCTCTAG
- the pqqA gene encoding pyrroloquinoline quinone precursor peptide PqqA, producing MWTKPAFTDLRIGFEVTMYFASR from the coding sequence ATGTGGACAAAACCTGCATTCACTGACCTGCGTATCGGCTTTGAAGTGACCATGTATTTCGCAAGCCGCTGA
- the pqqF gene encoding pyrroloquinoline quinone biosynthesis protein PqqF, whose product MPSSVQHLTLANGLHVTLRHAPQLKRCAAAVRVMVGSHDAPRAYSGLAHFLEHLLFLGTERFPLDDGLMRYVQRHGGQVNASTRERTTDYFFEVPQAAFAGGLERLCEMLTHPVLEQQRQVREREVIHAEFIAWSRNPQAQAQFALLQRVSKRHPLSAFHAGNRYSLPVHSRDFQSALQGFHERYYQAGQMRLSLSGPHSLTELEALAVSAGGIVATGKRIRQATPTALTDNSLVPQLVGQQLELLQAVEQQPAGMEQAIDYLATWLTDARDGGLLAALRQRDWLHSMAFSPLYCFAGQALLHTRLKLNDAAVSDQAQALLQDWLRFFRTAERSALNREYARLQACREQTATALDLACRDSASRPYQALSADAEQALDSVLDSLLDHSASCTEFWSLPAPETLLDTLVPDNSSTPVPTGVFLSPLLPPSREHAVVYLRWQFTATVPDQLWQVLDRALQPLRERAARVGVALQFDTYGEIWQLRCAGAADAMVKVAREALTLLVHPDAASWAEKSAVESDAMPIRALLRQLPERLLGQDRAALPTSTCKPGDLQALWAQARWQAMATGLNEPSQQALNRVLQSVPGHPGAHRPVQLGAVRRWQFLPPLANEHALLLFCPLPDEACARLLAQQIQGPFYQRLRVELQLGYAVFSTFRQLHGCSGLLLGVQSPSASHEQILTHIHAFLAPLPSTLSCNTEAQQALAEQLSEATMSNDDVAEWAWQAQLAKHSNACLSDLQAAILSIDDTKLRECAHALIHARQGWLCLANGLAPQGAGWTMA is encoded by the coding sequence ATGCCCAGCTCTGTGCAACACCTCACTCTCGCCAATGGCCTGCACGTCACCCTGCGCCATGCCCCGCAGCTAAAGCGTTGCGCGGCCGCCGTAAGGGTCATGGTCGGTAGTCATGACGCCCCGCGCGCCTACTCTGGGCTCGCACACTTTCTCGAGCACCTGCTATTTCTCGGCACAGAGCGTTTTCCCCTCGACGATGGCCTGATGCGTTATGTGCAACGGCACGGTGGCCAAGTCAATGCCAGCACCCGTGAGCGCACCACCGATTATTTCTTCGAGGTCCCGCAAGCAGCATTTGCCGGCGGCCTTGAGCGCTTGTGCGAGATGCTCACGCACCCGGTTCTGGAGCAGCAACGGCAGGTGCGTGAACGCGAAGTGATCCATGCCGAATTCATCGCCTGGTCCCGCAATCCCCAGGCTCAGGCGCAGTTCGCTCTGCTGCAACGGGTTTCCAAACGCCATCCCCTGAGTGCTTTCCACGCAGGTAACCGCTACAGCCTGCCCGTGCACAGTCGCGACTTTCAATCCGCCTTGCAGGGCTTCCACGAACGCTATTATCAGGCAGGGCAAATGCGCCTCAGCCTGAGTGGACCGCACAGCCTGACGGAGCTTGAGGCGCTGGCTGTCAGTGCGGGAGGCATCGTTGCCACGGGTAAAAGGATCAGGCAGGCAACACCGACAGCACTGACCGATAACAGCCTCGTGCCGCAACTGGTCGGCCAGCAGCTTGAGCTGCTGCAGGCGGTGGAACAACAACCTGCCGGTATGGAGCAGGCCATTGACTATCTGGCCACCTGGTTGACCGACGCACGGGACGGCGGGCTGCTGGCAGCGCTTCGTCAGCGCGATTGGTTGCATTCAATGGCGTTCTCGCCGCTGTACTGCTTTGCCGGTCAAGCGCTACTGCATACGCGCCTGAAGCTCAACGATGCAGCTGTCAGCGACCAGGCCCAGGCGTTGCTGCAGGACTGGTTGAGGTTTTTCCGTACTGCCGAGCGCAGCGCGCTGAACCGGGAATACGCACGCTTGCAAGCCTGCCGCGAACAAACCGCGACAGCGCTAGACCTGGCATGCCGTGACAGTGCCTCTCGGCCTTATCAGGCCCTCAGCGCCGACGCCGAGCAAGCCCTGGACAGTGTGCTCGATAGCCTGCTCGATCACAGCGCGTCATGCACTGAATTCTGGTCTCTACCGGCGCCAGAAACGTTGCTCGACACCCTCGTACCCGACAACAGCAGCACCCCAGTGCCCACTGGCGTATTTTTGAGCCCGCTATTGCCGCCCTCACGCGAGCACGCTGTCGTCTATTTGCGCTGGCAGTTCACTGCGACCGTGCCCGATCAACTCTGGCAGGTCCTCGACCGAGCGTTGCAACCCTTGCGTGAGCGCGCGGCTCGGGTTGGCGTTGCATTGCAATTCGACACCTATGGCGAGATCTGGCAATTACGTTGCGCTGGCGCAGCGGACGCGATGGTCAAGGTGGCCCGTGAGGCCCTGACGCTGCTAGTTCACCCTGACGCTGCCAGCTGGGCCGAAAAGTCCGCGGTTGAATCCGACGCCATGCCGATTCGCGCGTTGCTTCGACAGCTTCCCGAACGCTTGTTAGGTCAAGACCGTGCTGCCTTGCCCACATCCACCTGCAAGCCCGGCGACCTACAAGCCTTATGGGCACAGGCCCGATGGCAGGCCATGGCCACTGGGCTCAACGAACCATCGCAGCAAGCGTTAAATCGAGTCCTGCAGTCTGTTCCTGGGCATCCAGGCGCACATCGCCCAGTGCAGCTCGGCGCTGTGCGCCGCTGGCAATTCCTACCGCCATTGGCCAACGAACACGCCCTGTTACTGTTCTGTCCACTACCTGACGAAGCCTGTGCCCGCTTGCTGGCACAGCAGATCCAAGGGCCGTTCTATCAGCGTCTTCGGGTTGAGTTACAACTGGGCTACGCCGTCTTCAGTACCTTTCGTCAGTTGCATGGCTGCAGTGGCCTACTCCTCGGAGTGCAGTCGCCCAGTGCCAGCCACGAACAGATCCTCACCCACATCCATGCGTTTCTCGCACCTTTGCCATCCACCTTGAGCTGTAACACCGAGGCCCAGCAGGCGCTCGCCGAGCAGCTCAGTGAGGCGACCATGAGCAATGACGACGTCGCGGAATGGGCGTGGCAGGCACAGTTAGCCAAGCATAGCAACGCATGCCTGAGCGATCTGCAAGCAGCGATTCTCAGTATTGACGATACAAAACTACGGGAATGCGCCCACGCTCTAATCCACGCCAGACAGGGTTGGCTGTGCCTGGCCAATGGCCTAGCCCCACAAGGCGCTGGCTGGACAATGGCGTGA
- a CDS encoding carbon-nitrogen hydrolase family protein, with amino-acid sequence MRIALYQGAPQPLDVPGNLERLHQQAQLAAARGADLLVCPEMFLTGYNIGSEAVERLAEPEDGPSAMAVVEIAQSNRIAIAYGYPELSEDGRVYNAVQLIDAHGSSLCNYRKTHLFGGLDRAMFSPGPDHYPVVELNGWRLGVLICYDIEFPENARRLALAGAELILVPTANMVPYDFIAQVTVRARAYENQCYLAYANYCGAESEIHYCGQSSIVGPDGSILAMAGRDSTLLQADLEIQRVHEGRANTPYLHDLRPELYGTPRDRE; translated from the coding sequence ATGCGCATCGCGTTGTATCAAGGTGCTCCGCAGCCATTGGATGTACCTGGCAACCTCGAGCGCCTGCACCAGCAGGCGCAATTGGCAGCCGCCCGCGGCGCCGATTTGCTGGTATGCCCAGAAATGTTCCTGACCGGCTACAACATCGGCAGCGAAGCCGTTGAGCGCCTGGCCGAGCCCGAAGATGGGCCTTCGGCCATGGCCGTGGTGGAGATCGCCCAGAGCAATCGTATCGCCATTGCCTATGGCTACCCAGAACTGTCCGAGGACGGCCGGGTGTATAACGCCGTGCAATTGATCGACGCCCACGGCAGCAGCCTGTGCAACTACCGCAAGACCCATTTGTTCGGTGGCCTCGACCGGGCAATGTTCAGTCCCGGACCCGACCACTATCCGGTGGTGGAGCTGAACGGCTGGCGCCTGGGCGTACTGATCTGTTACGACATCGAGTTTCCGGAAAATGCCCGGCGCCTGGCGTTGGCGGGTGCTGAGCTGATTCTGGTACCGACGGCCAACATGGTTCCCTACGATTTCATCGCCCAAGTGACCGTTCGCGCTCGCGCCTACGAGAACCAATGCTACCTGGCCTATGCCAACTACTGCGGCGCCGAAAGCGAAATCCACTACTGTGGGCAAAGCAGCATTGTCGGCCCGGACGGCAGCATCCTGGCCATGGCCGGGCGCGACAGCACCCTGCTGCAGGCCGACCTGGAAATACAACGGGTACATGAAGGACGCGCCAACACGCCTTACCTGCACGACCTGCGCCCTGAGTTGTATGGCACTCCGCGTGATCGCGAATAA
- a CDS encoding flavin monoamine oxidase family protein, whose product MNKNNRHPADGKKPVTIFGPDFPFAFDDWIEHPAGLGSIPAARHGEEVAIVGAGIAGLVAAYELMKLGLKPVVYEASKMGGRLRSQAFEGTDGIIAELGGMRFPVSSTAFYHYVDKLGLETKPFPNPLTPASGSTVIDLEGQTHYAEKLSDLPKLFQEVADAWADALEDGARFGDIQQAIRDRDVARLKELWNTLVPLWDDRTFYDFVATSKAFAKLSFLHREVFGQVGFGTGGWDSDFPNSMLEIFRVVMTNCDDHQHLVVGGVEQVPLGIWRHVPERCAHWPAGTSLSTLHRGAPRPGVKSIARDADGRLAVTDNWGDTRHYAAVLTTCQSWLLTTQIECEESLFSQKMWMALDRTRYMQSSKTFVMVDRPFWKDKDPETGRDLMSMTLTDRLTRGTYLFDNGDDKPGVICLSYSWMSDALKMLPHPVEKRVKLALDALKKIYPKVDIAGHIIGDPITVSWEADPHFLGAFKGALPGHYRYNQRMYAHFMQQDMPAEQRGIFIAGDDVSWTPAWVEGAVQTSLNAVWGIMTHFGGHTHPDNPGPGDVFDELGPIALAD is encoded by the coding sequence ATGAACAAGAACAATCGCCACCCCGCCGACGGCAAAAAACCTGTCACCATTTTCGGCCCGGACTTTCCCTTCGCCTTTGACGATTGGATTGAGCATCCAGCCGGCCTGGGCAGCATCCCAGCCGCACGTCATGGCGAAGAAGTGGCGATTGTCGGTGCCGGTATCGCAGGCCTGGTGGCAGCCTATGAGTTGATGAAGCTAGGCCTCAAACCGGTAGTCTACGAAGCGTCGAAGATGGGTGGACGCCTGCGCTCGCAGGCCTTCGAAGGCACCGACGGGATCATCGCAGAACTGGGTGGCATGCGCTTCCCGGTGTCGTCCACAGCGTTCTATCACTATGTCGACAAGCTGGGCCTGGAGACCAAACCCTTCCCCAACCCGCTGACCCCGGCATCAGGCAGCACGGTCATCGACCTGGAAGGCCAGACCCATTACGCCGAGAAACTCTCCGACCTGCCCAAGCTGTTCCAGGAAGTCGCCGATGCCTGGGCTGACGCCCTGGAGGATGGCGCCCGCTTCGGCGATATCCAGCAAGCCATTCGTGATCGCGATGTAGCGCGCCTCAAGGAGCTGTGGAACACCTTGGTGCCACTATGGGATGACCGCACGTTCTACGACTTTGTCGCCACCTCCAAGGCCTTTGCCAAGCTCAGTTTCCTGCATAGGGAAGTGTTTGGCCAAGTTGGTTTCGGTACCGGTGGCTGGGACTCGGACTTCCCCAATTCGATGCTGGAAATCTTCCGTGTAGTGATGACCAACTGCGACGACCACCAGCACCTGGTGGTCGGCGGTGTCGAGCAGGTACCGCTGGGTATCTGGCGCCATGTCCCTGAGCGTTGCGCCCACTGGCCCGCAGGTACCAGCCTCAGCACCCTGCACCGTGGCGCTCCGCGCCCGGGAGTCAAGAGCATCGCCCGCGACGCCGATGGACGCCTGGCCGTAACGGACAACTGGGGTGATACCCGCCACTACGCCGCGGTACTTACCACCTGCCAAAGCTGGCTGCTGACCACCCAGATCGAATGCGAAGAATCACTGTTTTCGCAAAAGATGTGGATGGCCCTGGACCGTACCCGTTACATGCAATCATCGAAGACTTTTGTGATGGTCGATCGCCCCTTCTGGAAAGACAAAGATCCAGAAACCGGTCGCGACCTGATGAGCATGACCCTGACTGACCGCCTGACTCGCGGCACCTACCTGTTCGACAACGGTGACGATAAGCCGGGGGTCATTTGCCTGTCTTACTCCTGGATGAGCGATGCGCTGAAGATGCTTCCGCATCCGGTAGAGAAGCGCGTGAAACTGGCCCTCGACGCGCTGAAGAAGATCTATCCGAAAGTCGACATCGCCGGCCACATCATCGGTGATCCGATCACCGTGTCCTGGGAGGCCGACCCGCATTTTCTGGGCGCGTTCAAAGGTGCCCTGCCGGGCCACTACCGCTACAACCAGCGCATGTACGCACACTTCATGCAGCAGGATATGCCCGCCGAACAACGCGGTATTTTCATCGCTGGCGACGACGTATCGTGGACCCCTGCCTGGGTCGAAGGCGCGGTGCAAACCTCGCTCAATGCGGTGTGGGGTATCATGACTCACTTCGGTGGGCATACCCATCCGGACAACCCAGGCCCCGGCGATGTGTTCGACGAACTCGGACCAATCGCCCTCGCCGACTGA
- a CDS encoding Lrp/AsnC family transcriptional regulator: protein MSDSRPVALDEIDRQLISLLQINARESVAMLARQLGIARTTVTSRLARLEKTKVISGYGVRLGQRLIDGGLQAYVGIKVQPRSGKDVVRRLSAMGQVQQLCTVSGEFDYVAWLRSDSPEQLDQLLDQIGSIDGVEKTTTSIILSSKVDRGQPV from the coding sequence ATGTCCGACAGCCGTCCCGTCGCCCTCGACGAAATCGACCGCCAACTGATCTCGCTGTTACAAATCAACGCCCGCGAAAGCGTCGCCATGCTTGCCCGGCAACTGGGCATTGCCCGCACCACTGTGACCTCGCGGCTGGCGCGTCTGGAAAAGACCAAGGTCATTAGCGGCTACGGGGTACGCCTGGGTCAGCGATTGATCGATGGCGGTCTGCAAGCCTATGTCGGGATCAAAGTGCAGCCACGCTCAGGCAAGGACGTGGTGCGCCGGCTCAGTGCCATGGGCCAGGTTCAGCAGCTGTGTACGGTAAGCGGTGAGTTCGACTATGTCGCCTGGCTACGCAGCGATTCGCCAGAACAACTGGACCAGTTGCTCGACCAGATTGGCAGTATTGATGGCGTGGAAAAAACCACCACCTCAATCATCCTCAGTAGCAAGGTAGATCGCGGCCAACCCGTCTAA
- a CDS encoding LPS biosynthesis protein: protein MNASTARLTPDVPFSVSHFDDCRNAGSGSVFIIASGSSAKDFPFQAFADIPMITMNGAISMFIDTPIKPFFYVCTDRDFSNQQPELFAQAMHRSERVALWEDHYNSAQVTTSGELYFLRKARKAKFSDLLRKDHELIRNRPFPGTRKKPLGFSKNLHRGFFDARTVAYVALQIAYHAGFNKVFLVGVDLNQNAGRFYEKLHSKLSPCGLDQHFDSRILPSFELMAESVVGKDFAVYNLSPTSRLPRSVIPYKTLDEVQALVHAG from the coding sequence ATGAACGCCTCTACAGCACGGCTGACGCCAGACGTGCCCTTCAGCGTCAGCCACTTCGATGACTGCCGCAATGCTGGCTCAGGTTCAGTGTTCATTATCGCCTCTGGCAGCTCGGCAAAAGACTTCCCGTTCCAGGCATTCGCCGATATTCCGATGATCACGATGAACGGCGCGATCTCGATGTTCATCGATACACCGATCAAACCGTTCTTCTATGTCTGCACGGACCGAGATTTCTCCAACCAACAGCCCGAGCTGTTTGCCCAAGCCATGCACAGAAGTGAACGAGTCGCGCTCTGGGAGGATCACTACAACAGCGCCCAGGTTACAACCAGCGGCGAGTTGTACTTTCTGCGCAAGGCGCGCAAGGCAAAGTTTTCCGACCTGTTGCGCAAAGACCACGAACTGATCCGCAACCGGCCCTTTCCAGGCACACGCAAAAAGCCGCTGGGGTTCAGCAAGAACCTGCACCGCGGCTTTTTCGACGCCCGCACCGTGGCGTACGTAGCGCTGCAGATTGCCTACCATGCCGGCTTCAACAAGGTCTTTCTGGTGGGTGTGGACCTTAACCAGAACGCTGGCAGATTTTACGAAAAACTGCACTCCAAGCTGTCACCGTGCGGCCTGGACCAACACTTCGACTCTAGGATTCTGCCATCTTTCGAGTTGATGGCCGAGTCGGTCGTAGGGAAGGACTTCGCGGTCTACAATTTGTCGCCCACGTCCCGCCTTCCGCGCTCGGTCATCCCCTATAAAACCCTCGATGAAGTGCAGGCATTGGTTCACGCAGGTTGA
- a CDS encoding CatB-related O-acetyltransferase codes for MEWIALALSLCSLLIVIFYVKWGNPNARNRRRKARLKQVPEFDRGAYVFKKKYPQYAYGTGTYGLPTVKDFGDGTTLKIGAYSSIASGVLIVLGGHHRTDWVTTYPFPAKLSEAAHISDYGGSRGDVIIGNDVWLCSQCTILSGVTVGTGAVVAASTVVTRDVAPYSIVAGNPARVVGWRFDERVRAELLASQWWEWPKEEVTQVVGLLCNDNIENFLAYARKRNAVPATA; via the coding sequence ATCGAATGGATCGCCCTGGCGCTATCACTCTGCTCGTTGCTGATTGTGATTTTCTATGTGAAATGGGGTAATCCCAACGCAAGAAACCGCCGCCGGAAAGCTCGCTTGAAGCAGGTGCCGGAATTTGATCGAGGGGCATATGTATTCAAGAAGAAATACCCTCAGTACGCATACGGTACAGGGACCTATGGTCTGCCGACAGTCAAGGATTTCGGGGACGGAACTACCCTCAAAATAGGTGCCTATAGTTCTATCGCCAGTGGTGTACTTATTGTGTTGGGCGGGCACCACCGGACGGATTGGGTGACCACCTATCCTTTCCCGGCCAAGCTGTCAGAGGCGGCTCACATTAGTGATTACGGCGGCTCGCGTGGAGATGTGATCATCGGCAACGATGTATGGCTGTGCTCCCAGTGCACCATCCTGTCCGGGGTTACCGTGGGAACAGGTGCTGTCGTTGCGGCATCCACTGTGGTTACCCGGGATGTGGCGCCTTACTCCATCGTTGCGGGTAACCCTGCGCGGGTGGTCGGTTGGCGATTTGACGAGCGCGTTCGCGCCGAACTCCTGGCTTCGCAATGGTGGGAATGGCCGAAAGAGGAAGTGACCCAAGTTGTTGGATTGCTCTGCAATGACAACATTGAGAACTTTTTGGCTTACGCCCGTAAGCGCAACGCTGTGCCTGCAACAGCATGA